In Aminobacterium sp. MB27-C1, a single genomic region encodes these proteins:
- the uvrA gene encoding excinuclease ABC subunit UvrA translates to MHLISIRGAREHNLKNINVTLPKNKLVVITGPSGSGKSSLAFDTLYAEGQRRYVESLSAYARQFLGVQKKPDVDDISGLSPAISIEQKGTSHNPRSTVGTVTEVYDYLRLIYGRLGIPYCPSCGKAVVRHSLDEIVDIIFRNYPEKRLEILAPQVRGKKGEFKNLFAQNREKGFMRVRVDGTTFWLEEEIPLDKNKRHTIEVVIDRLKVLEDRKGRISEAVESALSLSGGYVLLVTEGGEEQLLTENYACPDCGISLPEIEPRLFSFNSPFGACPECSGLGSHEHFCEEHAVDPVRSVEEGALLPWKKKHYMLSKLYTFSQTKGWDMSLPYEKLPEEVRHFILYGSDERLPMFFSDRGERRQYMGKYEGLLSWLENRWKETESESVMDELAGYRIEDVCQTCHGLRLRPEALMVKLKNYTIGELVEMPVDRLLPVLKEMEFTDNEKKIMGQVMIELEKRLSFLIDVGVGYLSLLRRADTLSGGESQRIRLATQIGSKLSGVLYVLDEPTIGLHSRDTDRLLRTLRSIRDLGNTVVVVEHDRETMLAADAIVEMGPGAGELGGEIINSGTAEEVKSSKALTGPYLRGEVSGCVRRENLRRPSNWLTLKKVAHHNLKNIDVPIPVGVFTCISGVSGSGKSSLLYDVLYKGMKRILDRDFRERAGKHLKIEGAEVFKNVVLVDQSPIGRTPRSNPATYTGLFTLIRELFAELPESKIRGYAPGRFSFNVRGGRCEACGGAGSVKVSMLFLPDVYVDCEVCGGTRYNRETLEVRYKGKNISDVLNMTVDEASEFFKDIPRIASKLALIQDAGLGYIRLGQSALTLSGGEAQRVKLAKELSKRFTGPTLYLLDEPTTGLFYTDVKKLLQILHRIVDQGNTVVTIEHNLDVLLSSDYIIDLGPEGGMEGGKIVCQGTPEEIIKSREGYTSAYLHEYARQLERDEHYERKTAS, encoded by the coding sequence TTGCATCTCATCAGCATAAGAGGAGCAAGAGAGCACAATCTCAAAAATATAAACGTTACACTTCCAAAGAATAAATTAGTAGTTATTACCGGGCCTTCGGGGTCAGGAAAATCATCTTTAGCTTTTGATACGTTATATGCGGAAGGGCAACGACGTTACGTTGAATCTCTTTCTGCATATGCAAGACAATTTCTTGGTGTACAAAAGAAACCAGATGTAGACGATATATCAGGTCTATCCCCAGCTATATCCATTGAACAAAAAGGAACTTCACATAATCCTCGTTCAACAGTGGGAACAGTTACCGAGGTTTACGACTATTTGCGATTGATTTATGGCCGTTTAGGAATTCCTTATTGTCCATCGTGTGGAAAGGCTGTGGTCAGGCATTCCTTAGATGAAATTGTCGATATTATTTTCCGCAACTATCCAGAAAAGCGTTTAGAAATACTTGCCCCTCAGGTTCGAGGGAAAAAAGGCGAGTTTAAAAATCTCTTTGCACAAAATAGAGAAAAAGGGTTTATGCGAGTTCGAGTGGATGGCACTACTTTTTGGCTTGAAGAAGAAATTCCTCTTGATAAAAATAAGAGACACACTATTGAAGTTGTTATAGATCGTTTAAAGGTTCTGGAAGATCGTAAAGGCCGCATCAGCGAAGCTGTCGAATCTGCTCTTTCTCTCTCTGGCGGCTATGTTCTGCTCGTTACAGAGGGGGGAGAGGAGCAGCTTCTTACAGAAAATTATGCGTGCCCTGATTGTGGCATTTCTCTTCCAGAAATAGAGCCACGACTTTTTTCCTTCAATAGCCCCTTCGGAGCCTGCCCAGAGTGTTCTGGACTAGGCAGCCATGAGCATTTTTGTGAGGAACATGCCGTAGACCCAGTCCGTTCGGTTGAAGAAGGCGCACTTCTTCCTTGGAAGAAAAAACACTATATGTTGAGTAAACTCTACACCTTCTCCCAGACGAAAGGATGGGATATGTCTTTGCCTTATGAAAAGCTTCCCGAAGAAGTTCGGCATTTTATCCTGTACGGTAGTGACGAGCGGCTTCCAATGTTTTTTTCGGATCGAGGAGAACGTCGTCAATATATGGGAAAATACGAAGGGTTGCTTTCTTGGCTTGAAAATCGTTGGAAAGAGACTGAATCTGAAAGTGTCATGGACGAGTTAGCGGGATATCGTATAGAAGATGTATGTCAAACATGTCACGGACTTCGTCTTCGTCCAGAAGCTTTGATGGTAAAGCTCAAAAATTACACTATTGGAGAGCTCGTTGAAATGCCAGTTGACCGGCTTTTGCCCGTTTTGAAAGAGATGGAGTTTACTGATAATGAAAAGAAAATCATGGGGCAAGTCATGATTGAACTCGAAAAGAGGCTTTCTTTTCTTATTGATGTGGGAGTGGGTTATCTCTCCCTTTTACGACGAGCCGATACTCTAAGTGGAGGAGAGAGTCAACGTATTCGTCTGGCTACGCAGATAGGTTCGAAGCTTAGCGGCGTTCTTTATGTTCTTGACGAGCCGACGATAGGTCTTCATTCTAGAGATACAGATCGTCTTTTGCGCACTCTCAGATCTATTCGGGATTTGGGCAACACTGTTGTTGTTGTAGAGCATGATAGGGAAACAATGCTTGCAGCTGATGCTATTGTGGAAATGGGGCCTGGGGCTGGTGAATTAGGTGGAGAAATTATTAATTCTGGAACGGCAGAAGAGGTTAAAAGCAGCAAGGCTTTGACAGGTCCATATCTTCGAGGAGAGGTGTCGGGATGTGTTCGGAGAGAGAATCTCAGGCGACCTTCCAATTGGCTCACGCTAAAAAAAGTTGCCCATCATAATCTGAAAAATATTGATGTTCCTATACCAGTTGGTGTTTTTACATGCATTAGCGGGGTTTCGGGATCGGGAAAGAGCAGCCTCCTTTACGATGTTTTATATAAAGGAATGAAGCGTATTCTTGACAGAGATTTTAGAGAGAGGGCAGGAAAACACCTTAAAATAGAAGGCGCCGAAGTCTTTAAAAATGTTGTGCTTGTAGATCAAAGTCCTATTGGGCGGACTCCGCGGTCGAACCCCGCAACGTATACAGGGCTTTTTACTCTTATTCGGGAACTCTTTGCTGAGCTTCCAGAGTCTAAAATACGAGGTTATGCTCCTGGGCGGTTTAGTTTTAATGTTCGTGGGGGACGATGTGAAGCTTGCGGCGGTGCTGGTTCTGTCAAGGTCTCCATGCTATTTTTGCCCGATGTCTATGTAGATTGTGAGGTTTGCGGAGGTACACGGTACAATAGAGAAACGCTCGAAGTTCGTTATAAAGGGAAGAATATATCAGATGTTCTTAATATGACAGTGGATGAGGCATCAGAGTTTTTTAAAGATATACCTCGAATAGCTTCAAAACTAGCCCTCATACAAGATGCGGGCTTGGGGTATATCCGTTTGGGCCAGTCAGCATTAACGTTGAGTGGGGGAGAAGCGCAAAGGGTAAAATTAGCAAAAGAACTAAGTAAACGTTTTACTGGGCCGACATTATATCTTCTTGACGAACCAACAACAGGGCTTTTTTATACCGATGTAAAGAAATTGCTCCAGATTTTGCATCGAATAGTCGATCAGGGGAATACAGTTGTAACGATAGAACATAACTTGGATGTTTTGTTATCGTCTGACTACATTATCGACTTGGGGCCCGAGGGTGGTATGGAGGGAGGAAAAATAGTCTGCCAAGGAACTCCTGAAGAAATAATAAAGAGCAGAGAGGGATACACGTCTGCATATCTTCATGAATATGCCAGACAGCTTGAAAGGGATGAACATTATGAGCGCAAAACAGCATCGTAA
- the uvrB gene encoding excinuclease ABC subunit UvrB, whose protein sequence is MAEIFKLRSDWPPSGDQPEAIEQLISSIEKNTRFQTLLGVTGSGKTFTVANVLAHFDRPVLVLAHNKTLAAQLYSEFKSFFPDNAVHYFVSYYDYYQPEAYIPSSDTYIEKDASVNDRIERLRLAATKALIERRDVIVVASVSCIYGLGKKEMYEEVIFPFSVGEKWDRRNFMERLLDNYYARNDMILEPGKFRARGDVIEIYPSYSETAIRIAFYDDEIERIDDIDPVSGHSLRSLEKASVFPVQHYITSRDAIDKAMDQIQQELDEQVASFKAQGKFLEAQRIEMRTRYDMEMLAETGYCSGIENYSRYLDGRKPGEPPGTLLNFFPDDFIMVIDESHITLPQVRGMYNGDRARKLTLVENGFRLPSCLDNRPLNWQEFKKNLHQAIFISATPGDWERKVSGSLVEQIIRPTGVVDPEIIVSPATGQVDDLVNRLREVTERGERALVTTLTKKSSEDLAEYLAELQFRVKYIHSELNTFERAELIRDLRNGEISVLVGVNLLREGMDLPEVSLVAILDADREGFLRSHRSLIQIMGRAARNIGGQVILYADEKTESIKTSVEETRRRREIQMRFNDEHGIIPQSIYKSVQSLLPEELMEDIELVKSKRGKKRGKDIEEYTHADLERLMWEAVEKLDFEKAAQIRDILTDSKGKEWQRVASHQHKRSKRAQSQKYKRYTSKE, encoded by the coding sequence ATGGCTGAAATTTTTAAATTGAGATCTGATTGGCCTCCCTCAGGGGATCAGCCTGAAGCAATAGAACAATTAATTTCTTCCATAGAGAAAAATACACGATTCCAAACCCTTTTAGGGGTTACCGGAAGTGGTAAGACTTTTACTGTTGCCAATGTTTTAGCCCACTTCGATCGTCCAGTTCTTGTCCTTGCACATAATAAGACTTTAGCTGCGCAACTTTACTCTGAATTTAAATCATTCTTCCCTGACAATGCAGTTCATTATTTTGTAAGTTATTATGATTATTACCAGCCCGAAGCTTATATCCCGTCAAGTGACACATATATAGAAAAGGATGCCTCCGTTAACGATCGTATTGAAAGATTACGATTAGCAGCGACGAAAGCTCTCATAGAGCGAAGAGATGTAATTGTTGTTGCGAGCGTATCATGTATTTATGGCTTGGGAAAAAAGGAAATGTACGAAGAGGTTATCTTCCCATTTTCTGTTGGTGAAAAATGGGATCGTCGCAATTTTATGGAACGATTACTCGATAACTATTACGCTAGAAATGATATGATTCTTGAGCCCGGTAAATTCAGGGCACGAGGCGACGTTATAGAGATTTATCCGTCTTATAGTGAGACTGCCATTAGAATTGCTTTTTATGACGATGAAATAGAACGAATAGATGACATTGATCCCGTAAGCGGGCATTCTTTACGGTCTTTAGAAAAGGCTTCAGTTTTCCCCGTTCAACACTATATAACAAGCAGGGATGCCATTGATAAGGCTATGGACCAGATCCAGCAAGAGTTGGACGAACAGGTTGCTTCTTTTAAAGCGCAGGGAAAATTCCTTGAGGCACAGCGTATAGAAATGAGAACTCGATACGATATGGAAATGTTGGCTGAGACAGGATATTGTTCAGGCATAGAAAATTACTCTCGTTATCTTGATGGTCGTAAGCCTGGTGAGCCTCCTGGAACTCTCCTTAACTTTTTCCCTGATGATTTCATTATGGTTATCGACGAATCTCATATTACGCTTCCTCAGGTGCGAGGAATGTACAATGGAGATAGAGCCAGAAAACTCACTTTAGTTGAGAATGGATTCCGCCTTCCTTCCTGTTTGGATAATAGGCCTCTGAACTGGCAGGAATTTAAAAAAAATCTTCATCAGGCTATCTTTATTTCAGCTACTCCAGGGGATTGGGAGCGTAAAGTGTCTGGTAGTCTTGTAGAGCAGATTATACGACCAACGGGAGTTGTCGACCCTGAAATTATTGTAAGTCCAGCAACGGGACAAGTTGATGATCTCGTTAATAGACTTCGGGAAGTAACTGAACGAGGTGAAAGAGCACTTGTTACAACTTTAACGAAGAAGTCATCTGAAGATTTGGCTGAATATCTTGCAGAACTTCAGTTTAGAGTAAAGTACATACACTCTGAATTAAATACTTTTGAAAGGGCTGAACTCATCCGAGATCTTCGAAACGGAGAGATTTCAGTACTCGTAGGAGTTAATTTGTTACGAGAAGGTATGGATCTCCCTGAAGTATCGTTAGTTGCTATCCTTGATGCTGATAGGGAAGGATTTTTGCGGTCTCATCGTTCGCTCATTCAGATTATGGGAAGGGCTGCGAGGAATATTGGCGGGCAAGTTATTCTTTATGCCGATGAAAAAACTGAAAGTATAAAAACATCTGTGGAGGAAACGCGGCGTCGTAGAGAGATACAGATGCGCTTTAACGATGAGCATGGAATAATTCCTCAATCTATTTATAAGTCGGTACAAAGTCTTTTGCCAGAAGAGCTTATGGAGGATATAGAATTAGTTAAGAGTAAACGAGGTAAAAAGAGAGGAAAGGACATAGAAGAATATACCCATGCTGATCTTGAGCGATTAATGTGGGAAGCTGTTGAAAAACTTGATTTTGAAAAAGCGGCGCAAATTCGTGATATATTAACAGATTCGAAAGGGAAGGAGTGGCAACGAGTTGCATCTCATCAGCATAAGAGGAGCAAGAGAGCACAATCTCAAAAATATAAACGTTACACTTCCAAAGAATAA
- the ftsH gene encoding ATP-dependent zinc metalloprotease FtsH codes for MGRLIKNLGLYLILVVLVVSLVNVFLSPAHGPQQSEAITYSEFLTAVDTGQVKSITIKENTISGRFIDGRSFQAEVVGAGDLAKEIASKGVNVQVEAPQKTPWWATMISSFFPTLLLIGVWIFFLYNMQGGGGKVMSFAKSKAKLFLDNRPKVTFADVAGCDESKEELSEVVQFLRDPGKFRALGARVPKGVLLLGPPGTGKTLLARAAAGEADVPFFSVSGSDFVEMFVGVGAARVRDLFEQARKYQPCIIFIDEMDAVGRHRGAGLGGGHDEREQTLNQLLVELDGFDESTGIILIAATNRPDILDPALLRPGRFDRHIVVDRPDVKGREEILAVHVRSKKLADDVDLGVVARRTPGFVGADLANLVNEAALLAARAGKNLVTMAEFEEGIDRVIAGPERKSRLVSDKERKIIAYHETGHALVAKYLPDCDPVHKISIIPRGHMALGYTLQLPVEDRFLMSKTELLNQITVLLGGRVAEELIFGNVTTGAGNDLERATQIARRMVTEFGMSDTLGLVKLGHKHQEVFLGRDITEDKNYSDNVAYMIDQEVKAIIDGCYEKAKQILTEKNDQVEMVASTLLEKEVIEGKELDELLGLAPQEEEVKEQNYAQTKETETEEIKEAQHEGSAKPEVAGNPV; via the coding sequence GTGGGGCGATTGATTAAGAACCTCGGATTGTACCTGATTCTCGTTGTGCTTGTTGTAAGCCTCGTAAACGTTTTTTTATCTCCGGCGCATGGGCCACAACAATCTGAAGCGATTACGTATTCCGAGTTCCTAACAGCAGTAGATACGGGACAAGTTAAGAGTATTACAATTAAAGAAAATACAATATCGGGTCGTTTTATAGATGGAAGAAGTTTCCAGGCCGAAGTTGTTGGTGCTGGAGATCTTGCAAAGGAAATAGCTAGCAAGGGCGTTAACGTGCAAGTAGAGGCCCCTCAAAAAACACCGTGGTGGGCTACTATGATATCTTCCTTCTTCCCTACCTTGCTTCTAATTGGAGTGTGGATATTCTTCCTTTACAATATGCAAGGTGGCGGTGGCAAGGTGATGAGTTTTGCCAAGAGCAAAGCTAAGCTTTTCCTTGATAATCGTCCGAAAGTAACGTTCGCAGATGTTGCTGGTTGTGATGAATCTAAAGAAGAGTTAAGTGAGGTCGTTCAGTTTCTTCGTGATCCTGGCAAATTCAGAGCGTTGGGGGCACGAGTACCTAAAGGTGTATTGTTATTGGGACCTCCTGGTACAGGTAAAACTTTACTGGCTCGAGCTGCAGCGGGAGAAGCAGATGTTCCCTTCTTTAGTGTAAGCGGATCTGATTTTGTTGAAATGTTTGTTGGTGTTGGTGCAGCTCGTGTTCGAGATCTTTTTGAGCAGGCACGAAAATACCAGCCTTGTATCATTTTTATTGACGAAATGGACGCTGTTGGACGTCATCGTGGTGCGGGTCTTGGTGGTGGACATGATGAAAGAGAACAGACTCTTAACCAACTCTTGGTTGAACTTGATGGTTTTGACGAATCAACAGGGATAATTCTTATTGCGGCAACAAACAGACCAGATATATTGGATCCAGCATTATTACGTCCTGGTCGCTTCGATAGACATATAGTTGTAGATCGTCCAGACGTTAAGGGACGCGAGGAAATATTGGCTGTTCACGTTCGAAGTAAGAAGTTGGCAGATGATGTTGATCTCGGCGTTGTAGCACGTCGTACTCCAGGTTTCGTAGGTGCAGATTTAGCGAATCTTGTGAATGAAGCGGCCCTTTTAGCCGCACGGGCAGGTAAGAATCTTGTTACTATGGCGGAGTTTGAGGAAGGCATTGACCGAGTTATTGCTGGACCAGAACGAAAGAGCCGCCTTGTAAGTGATAAAGAGCGGAAGATTATTGCTTATCATGAGACTGGCCACGCTCTTGTTGCTAAATATTTACCAGATTGCGACCCAGTGCATAAGATTTCTATTATTCCTCGTGGTCACATGGCCTTGGGATACACGTTGCAATTGCCGGTGGAAGATCGTTTCTTGATGTCTAAAACCGAATTGCTCAATCAAATTACGGTGCTTCTTGGTGGACGTGTTGCTGAGGAACTTATCTTTGGAAATGTTACGACTGGTGCAGGTAACGATTTAGAGAGAGCTACCCAAATTGCGCGAAGAATGGTTACCGAATTTGGTATGAGCGATACTCTTGGACTTGTTAAACTTGGTCATAAACATCAGGAAGTCTTTTTGGGACGCGATATTACTGAAGATAAAAATTATAGTGATAACGTAGCCTATATGATCGACCAAGAAGTTAAAGCTATCATTGACGGTTGTTATGAAAAGGCTAAACAGATATTGACTGAAAAGAACGATCAAGTTGAAATGGTAGCGAGTACACTCCTTGAGAAAGAAGTTATAGAAGGTAAGGAACTTGATGAACTATTGGGATTGGCACCTCAGGAGGAAGAAGTAAAAGAGCAGAATTATGCTCAGACAAAAGAGACTGAGACAGAAGAAATAAAAGAAGCGCAGCATGAAGGCAGCGCTAAACCTGAAGTTGCCGGCAACCCCGTATAG
- the hpt gene encoding hypoxanthine phosphoribosyltransferase, which translates to MNYEVSDILLSEETIQERVKEIATEISKEYAGEELVTVGILKGAVVFLSDLIRHIDKDVDVIMEFMAVSSYGDSTKTSGIVKIIKDMDTSIKGKNVLIVEDIVDTGLTLSYLIRMMQERQPKSVRVCVLLDKEERRKVPVKVDYKGFDIPDKFVVGYGLDYAGKWRNLPSIHIVETNTDSPEVGNSMRGGDI; encoded by the coding sequence ATGAACTATGAAGTTTCAGATATACTTTTGTCTGAAGAGACGATTCAAGAGCGAGTAAAAGAGATTGCTACAGAGATAAGCAAAGAATATGCAGGGGAAGAACTGGTAACAGTAGGGATTTTAAAAGGAGCTGTTGTATTCCTTTCCGATCTTATTCGGCACATTGATAAAGATGTTGATGTTATTATGGAATTTATGGCTGTATCTTCATATGGTGATTCGACTAAAACAAGTGGAATAGTCAAGATAATAAAAGATATGGATACTAGCATAAAGGGAAAGAACGTTCTCATCGTTGAGGATATTGTTGATACCGGTCTGACATTGTCGTATCTTATTCGTATGATGCAAGAACGTCAGCCAAAGAGTGTTCGTGTCTGTGTGCTCCTCGATAAAGAAGAACGCAGAAAGGTTCCAGTGAAAGTAGATTATAAAGGATTTGATATTCCTGATAAGTTCGTGGTAGGGTATGGATTGGATTATGCAGGAAAATGGCGAAATTTGCCATCTATTCATATAGTTGAAACAAATACGGATAGCCCCGAAGTGGGTAATTCAATGAGAGGCGGCGATATTTAG
- the tilS gene encoding tRNA lysidine(34) synthetase TilS — protein sequence MTENIEKQLPYELSLPYLRSKFWAVAQKQGWAGKKGPAVVAVSGGSDSVALLWFFVQFWPGKVVVAHLEHGIRGKSSFEDADFVKALAKQWHCDLQIKHVAVPQLLEKGETLEEGARRIRYDFLEYVSSSCQAEIVALGHTADDVAETLLFNLCRGSGPFGLVGIPEVREQYVRPLINWWREDLQRLLTARGITWRTDPTNSDTVYARNRIRHEVIPMLEKTINPSTRQHLVDLAQDMQEYRQREEEQGALLLQWAKRDFPFSFYAADLAFIRSLSDQEIAWFIRAVGRDLNLKTLTRNRLNSLVSTIRKSGRWLFQWENRVFICCGSGFMVWINPKLLYNTHATPLELTFDDEEGRAYWGVWSVSWEKKQSVPKHLNSSLKVFWGVYPLRNDSCLSLSSLTSKRGMAEKNTLKKIPWWLEKIWPFFGDKDRWRWIPIIEDFSTPSKEFSNKNSWSGPWIILRLEPHSSALEG from the coding sequence ATGACAGAAAATATTGAAAAACAACTTCCATATGAATTATCTCTTCCTTACTTACGTAGTAAATTCTGGGCCGTTGCTCAAAAACAAGGCTGGGCAGGAAAAAAAGGTCCTGCAGTTGTTGCTGTCTCTGGAGGTAGCGACTCTGTAGCGCTATTGTGGTTCTTTGTTCAGTTTTGGCCTGGAAAAGTTGTAGTTGCCCATTTAGAACACGGTATTCGTGGAAAAAGTTCTTTTGAAGATGCTGACTTTGTAAAAGCTCTTGCAAAGCAGTGGCATTGCGATCTTCAAATAAAGCATGTAGCTGTTCCCCAACTCCTTGAAAAGGGTGAAACGCTTGAGGAAGGAGCGCGTAGAATACGCTATGACTTTCTTGAATATGTTTCATCTTCATGTCAAGCAGAAATTGTTGCTTTGGGTCATACTGCTGATGATGTGGCGGAAACCCTTCTTTTCAACCTTTGTCGCGGCTCAGGCCCCTTTGGCCTTGTCGGAATTCCTGAAGTTCGAGAGCAATATGTTCGTCCTCTTATTAATTGGTGGAGGGAAGACTTGCAGCGCCTTTTAACAGCGAGAGGCATTACATGGAGAACTGACCCCACAAATTCTGATACTGTGTACGCGCGGAACCGAATCCGTCATGAAGTTATCCCTATGTTGGAAAAAACTATAAATCCTTCTACGCGACAACACCTTGTAGATTTAGCTCAGGATATGCAAGAATACAGACAAAGAGAAGAGGAACAGGGAGCGCTCCTTCTCCAGTGGGCGAAACGTGATTTCCCTTTTTCTTTCTACGCAGCAGATTTGGCTTTTATTCGTTCTCTTTCGGATCAGGAAATTGCCTGGTTTATACGAGCCGTAGGCAGAGATCTGAATTTAAAAACTTTAACAAGAAATAGACTAAACTCTTTAGTGTCAACAATAAGAAAATCTGGACGTTGGTTGTTTCAATGGGAAAATAGAGTTTTTATTTGTTGCGGTTCAGGTTTTATGGTATGGATAAATCCAAAACTCCTGTATAATACTCACGCTACACCACTGGAGTTGACTTTTGACGATGAGGAAGGTCGGGCGTATTGGGGTGTTTGGTCTGTTTCGTGGGAAAAAAAACAATCAGTTCCTAAGCATTTGAATTCTTCTCTGAAGGTTTTTTGGGGAGTATATCCCTTGAGAAATGATTCTTGTCTTTCTCTTTCTTCTTTAACGTCTAAAAGAGGAATGGCAGAAAAAAATACATTGAAGAAAATCCCCTGGTGGTTAGAGAAAATATGGCCATTTTTTGGTGATAAAGATAGATGGCGATGGATTCCAATTATTGAAGATTTTTCCACGCCAAGCAAAGAGTTTTCAAATAAAAATTCCTGGAGTGGGCCATGGATAATTTTGAGGCTGGAGCCACATTCTTCAGCTCTGGAGGGATAA
- a CDS encoding type II secretion system protein GspD, translated as MTVLLWEQVTLPSSQWKRMYNFPLLSSIKAQQKGNDIEMTIVHSNDLSLSWKSKINQQLPQRILILKKRNDNQMYDDNKPQKGKNKLTSDPVSISLRRALLSDVFRLFAEYWNLNLIVDDSVPEKEITLVLEDIPAMEAFSYLLKLHNLRFAMLGEKTLFIGTTEHLENIFRTKNTERFRLAYSNVKDVAKILKQATGIKKIIEDKRLNTLYITGDSEQLESVKHYIDLIDRPGNQVMIEARIVEVSDRASEEVASCLDSIYKNWMLTYNGKGSLGQIRYSKSSRKQLADEDPPLSGAVKKLDALFTMLEKDERGHVLAKPSVITVEGTRARIRLVQKYPYVSTRDEAGNPTYISEEVGPQLEITPFVGRDGVITIKLAIQTGEVISWREGARGELYPETSTREVETHVRIRDGEPFVIGGLFKEQKRKNHYKFPVLGDIPILKSIFSSQYVERDRNEVVIVVVPYILSFPQ; from the coding sequence ATGACAGTGTTGCTTTGGGAACAGGTTACTCTCCCGTCTTCGCAGTGGAAACGTATGTACAATTTCCCCCTTCTTTCTTCCATCAAAGCACAGCAAAAGGGAAATGATATAGAGATGACGATAGTTCATTCCAACGATCTATCTCTTTCTTGGAAAAGTAAAATAAATCAACAGCTGCCTCAAAGAATTCTTATACTTAAGAAGCGAAACGATAATCAGATGTACGATGATAATAAGCCCCAAAAAGGAAAAAATAAACTTACATCGGATCCTGTTTCTATTTCCCTCCGTAGAGCTCTTTTATCCGATGTTTTTAGACTTTTTGCCGAGTATTGGAATTTAAATTTAATTGTAGATGATTCAGTACCTGAAAAAGAAATAACATTAGTTTTAGAAGATATACCTGCTATGGAAGCTTTTTCTTATTTATTAAAGTTGCATAATTTACGATTTGCTATGTTAGGTGAAAAGACACTTTTTATAGGCACAACGGAGCATCTAGAGAATATTTTCAGGACAAAAAATACTGAACGTTTCAGATTGGCTTATAGTAACGTAAAAGATGTGGCAAAAATTTTAAAACAAGCAACAGGCATTAAGAAAATTATAGAAGATAAACGTCTTAATACTCTCTATATCACAGGAGATAGTGAACAATTGGAGAGCGTGAAGCATTATATAGATCTTATAGATCGGCCAGGAAATCAGGTAATGATAGAAGCACGGATAGTGGAAGTATCAGATAGAGCATCGGAAGAAGTTGCTTCTTGCCTTGATTCTATCTATAAAAATTGGATGCTTACATATAATGGCAAGGGGAGCCTTGGACAAATAAGATATAGTAAAAGTTCTAGGAAACAGCTTGCGGACGAAGATCCTCCACTTTCCGGCGCCGTTAAAAAGTTGGATGCACTTTTTACCATGCTTGAAAAAGATGAGCGCGGCCATGTTTTAGCCAAACCTTCTGTAATAACTGTAGAAGGAACACGTGCTCGTATACGTCTTGTTCAAAAGTATCCATATGTTTCGACTCGTGATGAAGCAGGAAATCCCACATATATTTCAGAAGAAGTTGGTCCCCAATTGGAAATAACACCTTTTGTAGGAAGGGATGGAGTTATAACAATCAAATTAGCAATACAAACAGGAGAGGTTATTTCGTGGAGGGAAGGGGCCAGGGGAGAGTTATACCCTGAAACAAGTACAAGAGAAGTTGAGACGCATGTTCGTATTCGTGATGGAGAACCTTTTGTTATCGGTGGACTGTTTAAGGAGCAGAAAAGGAAAAACCATTACAAGTTCCCTGTTTTAGGAGATATCCCAATTCTGAAGTCGATATTTTCGTCTCAATATGTTGAAAGGGATCGAAATGAAGTCGTAATTGTTGTTGTTCCATATATTCTTTCATTTCCGCAATGA
- a CDS encoding prepilin-type N-terminal cleavage/methylation domain-containing protein, producing MKSLSAKRLGFSLIELLVVLLVVGLLSGGIIVAARKAVVSAKAVRITSDLNTLKLAYLMYSVDFGDHEALLSDLTLLEPYLDSRIDENQYVICTEDDSIYIGTGPFNKNILLQLEKQASETGLYNSSSSQPPVSPYDPEKGPWVWVKVQ from the coding sequence ATGAAGTCCTTATCCGCAAAAAGATTGGGCTTTTCGTTAATAGAACTACTTGTCGTTCTTTTAGTGGTCGGGCTTTTGTCTGGTGGAATTATTGTAGCAGCGAGAAAAGCTGTTGTTTCGGCAAAGGCTGTGCGAATTACTTCCGATTTAAATACATTGAAATTAGCCTATCTTATGTATTCAGTGGATTTTGGAGACCACGAAGCGTTACTTTCTGATTTGACTCTTCTTGAACCATATTTAGATTCTCGTATTGATGAAAATCAATATGTAATTTGTACGGAAGATGATTCAATATACATTGGGACAGGGCCGTTTAATAAGAACATATTATTACAGCTTGAGAAGCAAGCTTCAGAGACGGGACTTTATAATTCATCGTCATCCCAGCCACCAGTATCGCCTTATGATCCAGAAAAAGGACCGTGGGTATGGGTAAAGGTGCAATAG